DNA from Kineosporiaceae bacterium:
CTCGAGGAACTTGTGCGCCGGGGTCGCCTTGGCGGCCTCCTCCGAGGCGCGGGCCGCACCCTCGCCGAGCAGCGAGGACAGGTTGAACCCGAACTTGCCCAGCACCCAGACCGACATGATGGCCGCACCGGCGATCAGCAGTCCGGCCTTGATGATCTGCACCCAGGTGGTGCCCTTCATGCCACCGACCAGGACGTAGGTGATCATGAGGACGCCGACGATGGCGATGGTGATGTTCTGCGCGGCAGCGCCGGAGACACCGAGCAGCAGGTTGACCAGACCGCCGGCGCCGGCCATCTGGGCCAGCAGGTAGAACAACGAGATGGCCAGGGTCGACACTGCGGCCGCGGTGCGCACCGGGCCCTGACGCAGTCGGAAGGACAGCACGTCGGCCATCGTGAACTTGCCGGTGTTGCGCAACAGCTCGGCGACCAACAGCAGGGCGACGAGCCAGGCCACGAGGAAGCCGATGGAGTACATGAAGCCGTCGTAGCCGGTGGTGGCGATGGCGCCGGCGATCCCCAGGAACGAGGCTGCCGACAAGTAGTCACCGGCGATGGCTATGCCGTTCTGGCGCCCGGAGAAGGCGCGGCCGCCGGCGTAGTAGTCCGCCGCGCTCTTGTTCTGCTTCGAGACGCGGATGACGATGGCCAGGGTGAACAGCACGAACAGGATAAAGATCGAGATGTTGACCTTCGGGTTGCCGACGCTGGATGCGGCGAGGAACGAACCGGCGGTCATCGGGTGCCTCCCTCGATGCGCTCACGCAGGACGGTTGCTGCCGGGTCGAACACCTTGTCGGCCCACCGGGTGTACCAGGTGGTGATCGCGAACGTGGTGACGAACTGCAGCAGGCCGAGAACCAAGCCGATGTTGATGTTGCCTGCGACCTTGGTCGACATGAAGCCGGGGGCGAAGGCGGCCAGGAGGACGTAGGCGAAGTACCAGATGAGGAACAGAGCCGTCACCGGGAACACGAACTTGCGGAAGGTGGACCGCAACTGCGCGAACTCGGGGGTGGCCTGCACCTCCTCGTAACTCGTGCCGCCCGAAGGTCGGCGAGGATGCGTCGTAGACACGAGACCTCCCTCTCGCGGGCACCCGCGCAGGTCCGGAGGCTCCGGGATGCTGGCGAGTAACCCTGCAGAATGGACGCGCCGGATGGCGCACGTGGGTGGAGCAGTGTGACTGGCCTCACTGTGTTGGAGGAACTTTGGTCCTGGGAAGCCCCGGGGGGTCCGCGGCGTCCAGCGGTGCTGCAGGTTCGATGTGCGGGACGTCACGATGCGTTCAATGGGCGAGGTTCTGCGCCAAGTGGTCCAGGTCTCTTCAGCGACCGGTTACGGCGTCCCCGCCGGGCCCGGCGTGCAGCCCGAGGCCCTCGGGGGCGTGCAGCCGCACCAGGACACGCGCTGCGTCCGGTGGAGCGGTACGCCGTGTGGCCAGTGAGACGCCCACCATGAGCGCGAAGGCGATCGGCACCGACCAGGCGGCCGGTTGGGCCAGCAGTGCGTTCGCCAATCGGGACGACGTCCCGCCCGCGATGGTGATCAGAGTGGCGGCCACGGCGAGGGTGCCACCGACCACCAGACCGACCTGGGCGCCCATGCGGGTCAGACCACGCCACCAGATGCCGAGCACCAACAGCGGGCAGAAGGTCGAGGCCGCGACGGCGAAGGCCAACCCCACGGTGTCGGCGATACTCACCTTGATCGTGATCGCCGAGAGGGCCGCCGGCACCACCACGGCGATCAACGAGCCGATCCGGAAGCCCTGCACGCTGGTACGCAGCCGTCCGCGCAGCAGATCCTGACTGAGCACGCCGGCGACCGAGACGGTCAGCCCGCTCGAGGTCGACAGGAAGGCGGCGAAGGCTCCTGCGGTGACCAGGGCGGTGAGGATCTCGGCCCAGGGGTGACCCACCATGCGGCTGGGCAGCAGGAGCACGACCGCGTCCGTGCGCCCGGTCAGTAGCAGTTCAGGGGTGTAGAGCCGCCCGAGCGCCCCGTAGAACGGCGGGAACAGGTAGAACAACCCGAGCAGCGGGATCACGGCCAGCGTGGTGCGCCGGGCGG
Protein-coding regions in this window:
- a CDS encoding DUF485 domain-containing protein, which encodes MSTTHPRRPSGGTSYEEVQATPEFAQLRSTFRKFVFPVTALFLIWYFAYVLLAAFAPGFMSTKVAGNINIGLVLGLLQFVTTFAITTWYTRWADKVFDPAATVLRERIEGGTR